The window GACAAAGCCAGGCGCAGTTTTGCAGCGGTCTCCTAGGTTTTGCGCCCGGTGATCAGGACATAGCCCAACACCCCGCCGCGCACCAGCTCCTCGGCCTGGGCCAGGAGTTCCTTGCCGCGTTTGAGGTCCAGGCCTTTCAAGTCGAGCTTGCCCACGGCCCGGGCCAGTTCGGCGAGGAGCAGCCGCTGCCGGATTTGGCCGGCCAGGGCGAGCAGTGCCTCCGGATGCGCCGTTGCGGTCAGGCCGGTGAACCCGGCCCGGGCCAGCACCGCCTGGTAGCCGCCCGCGGTGAGGGCGTCGGCGACGCAGGCCGCCCGGAATAAAAGCCCCCTCATTTCTTCGGGCAGCCGGTCCCGGTCCACCACCATGTCGGTCAGCCCGACGCGCCCCCCGGCGGCAAGCACCCGGAACATCTCCCGGGCCGCCGCCTCCTTGTCCGGAAAGAGGCAGAAGGAGCACTCGGAAATCACCGCCGTGCAGGCGCCGTCCTCCAGGGGCAGGCGCTCAGCGTCGCCCTGCCGGAATTCCACCCGGTCGGCCAGCCCCGCCTCGG of the Bacillota bacterium genome contains:
- a CDS encoding methyltransferase domain-containing protein translates to MSENVKCACVDFYQNDVVRLLLGRSFHPGGLDLTRRLGEALGLGPGDFLLDAACGAGASAVFLAGVFGCRVLGVDLGAENLEQARRHAAEAGLADRVEFRQGDAERLPLEDGACTAVISECSFCLFPDKEAAAREMFRVLAAGGRVGLTDMVVDRDRLPEEMRGLLFRAACVADALTAGGYQAVLARAGFTGLTATAHPEALLALAGQIRQRLLLAELARAVGKLDLKGLDLKRGKELLAQAEELVRGGVLGYVLITGRKT